The stretch of DNA TCCATAACGTTAAtctagtgttgcgatccaacaacgAAATATTATACTTCAGTgtcgccattaccgtgatcgagacaAGCAACTCGAAAAGCTCTTGATACTAGTTTGTAAAAACTGAACATCGATAATGACAATATAGAACGATCGCAaagcaaaaataaagaaaaataagaacacacagattttacgtagaAATTCTTTCGAAAAAAAAACCACGAGCAAGGAGAaggaaattcactaatgttgaaattcgaatgatacaagaggagtttcaactacatctatttaaaggttgaaaaacattattctaattaatgtcaaataaaagaaatatagttctatatgaattttacttttattttattttattttattttattttattttaccactatattttattttaataaaaattcaagtcACTCAACTCTAATATAACTAAACAAAATCATAAACTAATACATTTTTGTAAATAGAGTTGTTTTTCTAAGTATGTCGGCAAGGATATAAAGCTAATTATTGTCAATACATGAAACCCTATCTAATAACTctcttttagtttttaattaaacatgtattattaattattttctgaatacatattttaattcgtCAGATTATTTTATGCGTTCCAGCAGCCtcctttaaataattttaatttggaaAGTATTTCTTctctattaatttatttagcaTAAGCATACTAAGATTATATTCTACAACCACGAATATTTGTTTTGTTATGAAAAGgaattttttattagaaaaatatctttaactatatgaaaattttgagcaCCCAAAAGTTGGAGTTGGGGGTGGTTGTTGCAGCATTTATTACTCAAGCCGACATTCTTGCTTCCGCTTTGTTCGCTCCCGCTCACGTAGATGCTTCCCCTAAGGCAGAATGCTCTCCTACTGATGCATTTTTACATCCCACAACTTTGATAAATAGCTATTATACACTCTTTCAAAGGTGGCAGATTCTAGACAAACCTCCTGGCTGTCTACTTAAAAAACAATCCCATTTACCTCTCTTTAATATTTACTCACACCCACTGGGCGCAAAATGTTTGTTTAATTTCAGGAATCATTGTTCCTTTTGTGCCAAAAAACAGTTTAATCCTACATTTTCAAGGCGCAGTTAAAAATCCTCCACAATGCTGACTGGCCCACCACATCTGAATTCGTATCGGCTTATGAACAACCAACACCGGCATTCCAAATGAAGCCTTCCTCATTTAAATCCCATCTTCTATGTAATTGGACTCCCTTCCCGTTTTCGAAATCAGAGAGCATAAATCCGATCAACTTCAACTTCGGAATTACTCGCGTCCGAACGGTGCCAAGAGTTGGATCCACTCCTCCTCGAATTCTTTACCCTCTTCCTTCTACTCCTCTTTGATTTCACTACATAGTAAGTCATGGTGCCGATAACCCCACCCATTACCATACCCCCTACCACGCTAACCAAAATCGCAGCCCACTCGTGTTTCCGCCCAACCACTATATACGAGGAGGCCATAAAAGCAACCGAAGTACAGACCGAAGCCAACCACATCAACTTGTTAATCACTTCCACGACCTGTTTCTCCGCTTTTGTTTCACCTCTAACCAACGTAATTTGCACCACCACAACCGCCAAAGACGTGAAGAGAGCAATAGCATTGAAGATGAAGAAAATCTTGAAAGAACAAGAGCTTGCCACCACAGCGACTCCACTATCTTGATCCCCTCCTGGCACAGTAAATATAGCAGCGAAAGCAACTGTTGCGAATAGAACAGCCACTACAGTCACTGAATTCGTGGCATTGTTAATTCCTTCCCGGTGGAGTTTTCTGAGTTCCTTCGAGATATTATGAACATTTTTGTTGGTTTTTCTGGTTTGTTCGAGCTGTGTGTGGACATCTTTCTTAATTTGTGTCACCGTCAGCCTCAACTCATCTCTCGGTTGATTCAGTTCGTTAGCTCGGAGAGCACCACAACGACAAAGGCAGCTCTTTATATCCGAGGATTCTGCAGAGAGGGGAAGCCCCTCAGCTATGTCTAGGGCTGTTTTATGGTCTCGGTTGGGTGCATTGACATTTGTATCGGGTAGGCGCAACAACTCACTTACTATCTGCAAAGAAATCAGAAGATTCAATTAGACAAACCGATTACAGAAAATTGCATGGAAtgtcacaaaatatacaaaatcatGGGTACCATTTACTAGATCTAATGAAATTGGAATGTCACAAAATACATTTTTGGGAAGATCCCGGAATCTCGAGGGATATTTGTACCTCAGCTCTCTTTTTCCGAGTGGCTACATGCAATGCTGTGTTCCCAAACTTGTCCGGAAGCATCACAATAGCAGCTTCTGCCTCGAGAAGCAACTTCACAACCTCACAGCTCTGTCCTTTAACAGCCATGTGCAATGCAGTCTGTCCTTTCTTGTCGGTTCTTCTTGCCAATTGAGGATATTTGCATAGCAAAGTTTTTACGACATCAACATGCCCTTGTCGAGCAGCTAGATGTAATGCGTTTTTCCCATTTGATCTTGTACTCTCTAGCAAGCCACCATCCCTCAATAACAGCTCATTGACTACCGCCGTATGCCCTTTGGTAGCTGCAGAGACAAGGGGGTTCGCATTCGATGGCCCGAAAGTCTGGCACAGACTAGGGTCATGATCTAGCAGCACTTGGACAATAGCTGCACAGGAAGAACCCGGGTTAGTGTTCCATCCTACCGCAAATCAATACTGCAGGCATtcatttattcactatttagAGTCCATATCATAGACAAACAAAATGATGAAAGTTGTCCTGAAGGTTGAGAAGTGATAGTGCCTCATAATAACATTCATAACATAAGGGTGCAGCAGACTGTTCCCGGAGGAAGTTATATAGTAAGGCACAAAATACTGTGCCTCAAAACATTTCTCGAGCAAGTGCACATCAATATACTGAAGTTAACCCTATGATTTTAACAAATTCTGTTCCCTAATAATTAATGAAGTGAATAAACTACTAGATAGATTAAAGATGACATTAGTTGAAGGCAATCTAGTAAAAGCAAcccctattttttctttttttaatttagccctcTTGTTTTCCTACATTTTCTGAGCTATCTAACGTAACAGAATAGTCAAAATTGTTCACTAGTCTTCGCCCACATATACGGTTTAAGAACTCGAACAACCAATAAAAGAAAATCACCATAAGCAAAATCACATAACGAAAAGCTCAAGATCATTACCATGGTGCCCTTGGCTCGCAGCAATATGCAAGGGATCAAACCCAGTTTTATTCTTCTTAGTCACAGTCTCTTTATTAGAGTATTTTAACAACTCCTTGACAACATCAAGATATCCTTTATCAGCAGCAGTAAACAAGGCTGTCTCAcccaattcatttatttcattcaccACACTTGCTTGAATCTCGGAGACCTCCATGTCGAGATCTTCCCCACTTGCAGTCCTCATCATCTGCAAATCAATATCTGCAAGAATCTGCTTTACAGATGCCAGGTCACCACGCTGTGCTGCCAAGTGCAGCTCAGTGTCATTATGGCGACCTGTTACCTGCTTCACATATTTCTTTTTGCCAGCCTGATCAATGCGCTTGCCAGAATTCGATAGCACCAGAGCTGGGGCTGTTGCTGTAGATGATGGTGATGGTGTTACCGAGGGTTCGGCAGTGCCGGAACTGGAACTGGAGAGGCTACTAGACATCCTGTCAATCCGCTTGCTGGAATTCGATAGGACCAAAGCTGGGGCCTTTACTGTTGAGGACGGTGATGGTGTTGCCGAGTTGATACTTGAACAGGAGAGGCTGCTCGCCATCCTATCAATACACTTTGCGGAACTCGGTAGGATCAGGGTCGGAGCTGTTGAAGTCAACGATGGGGATGGCATTTTTGACGCTTCAATGACTGGATTCCAACTTGGCTGTGGAGTACCTAGTCCTTCCTCTAGATCCATTTCTCCACCTAAACAATCAATCATCAATTCCAATAATTCTTAAACAAACCACAATTTTTTCATAATCCTTCATAGAAATGATATAATTAACCCCATCAACCAAAAACGCAACAAACATTAACTTCTTCTTCCGCTTCTACCAAAGAAGCAATCATAAAAATTAAGTCACTTTCCACTACTTCatcttaattcataatttcaaaataaaactaggaaaaattttcaaaaaaaagaaacctAATTCCCATCAAAGTCTCATCTCTGTTTTCTAATTAAGCTCCAACGGATGAAGATATGAACTGTATTTTTGGATCAAACAAGATCTGAACTTGATAGCTAAAACTATATTGTCTATGTTCAATAGTACTCAAATATTCTTTCAGACAGTCAATTTAAgctaaaattcaattaaaaaaagattaaaaggaACATCTTTTTtcagctgaattaagctcattttctatttttaaaaataaatttaagcatTTTGAAGAAAGAATCAGTTACCCAGAATCAAAAAGTTAACTTTTAAGCTAAAGGAAGAAACTTTGTAAcaaaaaagtaagaaaaaaataGACAGAAATAATGATGTAAAATTAAAGATGGATGAAAGGAGAGTCAACTGGGTTACCTTGTTGGATTGAAGAAGAGGCCATGGGTGTAACAGAGATGAAGCAAAGCTGAGAATAGCAAATAAAAACAGGAATCGGCCCTTCCTAATTTATGTAGCCTCTGGTTGTTCAATAAGCAAAGATCATTTTTTTGGGGTTTTCCTTTTCACATCAAATTTAACTCGTTTTTGTTGAAATTAGATTTAGTAATGTTAGATACCATATAAAAAAGGCAAGTATTGATAGTACGAAAaagaatcaaaattaattttttactatttaattttaattaggaaGGCAACAAAAAGAGAAAACGGATACCAATATTCTAATTAGTTCACCAATTAGGGTTTGAATATAAAATTATTGAGATGAAGATTGATTCATGCATCTACCCAATCAATCACATTCATTTGATGTGATGTGATGTACTGATATTTTTGAAATATGTATAATCATCTTAAGTTGTAATatgctctaattttttttttatttcgtcaATTTGAAATTTCTGTCTCTATGTTTAGTTTTAGAAATTtagaagaatttaaaaatttagatgtAATAGTTACGGCTGttagaatttcttttaataaatttattggtgtgaaattttgaaataaaaaaatatttattaataattatataatggtaaaattaatattaaaaatattgattaagatttattcttaaaaatattcatttaaactcgttataataaaattattttttattgtagtgttctaaaataattaatgttaatattttaattgaagtagttaataatatcatttatttataCTAAATAGTGATATTCTAAAAGTAAaagaatcaaattaaataaaaattaaaatatttagatttaatgTTAAGTTTCAACATAATATaaggtcaaaattaaaatttgaccattaccttataattaaaagaaaggaTAAACTGAAAAAACGCGtgttaaatagattaatttataattttagaaaattgtaggatcaaattataataaaataaaataaattttaaaagaaaaagagaaaagcgtGCGACGTGTATATAGATTTTAGGGGGAAAAGTAATTTACAACGTTAAAGgattatgtataaaaaaaaataccatatttttgttttggtttgctattattaattaaattaaaacatttaaatgtaATTAGAGGATGATAATAGAAAAATGCAGTAAGGAATGCTGAAATGGTATAAAATCAagaaattaatttcttaattatatttattaaataacgTTAATTAAATTTGTTACGACGGAATTTGCATTCGAAGGCACTAACGTTTGGATGAAATAATGCAATTATCTTTGTTCCCTTTTCTTTATTAAGTGTTAAAACAGTTGGATCGGTtaatacttaaattaaattattcgaaatatgaaaaatttttaccgttaatcaaattgaaatttttttcaaatacattaaccgaattgaaatatttcggttaattcggtcagttaactaaaatttatatgtttttattttttgattaaaataagtataaaacatataaaaaaatacattactaatgcttttttatttaatagtttaaaaaaactttaaatggaGTTGAAAACAACAAATAAGACATTATAAATACtacatatattaattatttatatattagggctgagctatatatatattatatataataaatgttatttatttagattaattatttgatTTCGAACCGATTTAAtcgattaattcaattttaatgaaATGAGAATTTCTATAAGATATTGGATGAAGGTGCTAAACCATGAATTTCTACGCTATAATTATTTAACTCCACTGCCAACGCTCAACTCAACCTTTTAactatattttctattttgcaCTATTCATCTTCTACATAttttacaatatattaaataatcaataaatgtattcaatttaatctcttaTATACAATGTAAGTACCTCAGCTTGAAGTTGGAATAGCTGCTCTGCTGTGTAATCTAGATTACACTTGGCCTTCCATCAAAATATACtaagcttttattttaattacaaaagaagataattaatttgttagtattTTAAAAGTgtatactattatatataataCCCCTACCTAAGTATGGTATCATCGGCTCCGTTAACCTACTTTCGCtataattactattcatttagaatttgggaaacaCACGAGCTAATATTTCTGACAAGCAAAATTACTTCAAGAGAACAACTATCATTTATCACTTACACACTTACAACTTGAGCAACACCACACCACCAATCCAGCGATGACTTTTAAGGAGACCAGTCGGCTAACCAAGGATCGCCACATGACCCATTGGACACTCGTTTGATCCTCTCTCTCCCCCTTATGCCCTCTTTACAAATCATCCTCAATTTTATTATACAATTCTCTATCTCAAAATGTGAATTAACCTTTAACCTCCAACGTAATTTGTTTTACGAGTTctttatatcaaaatatcaattgATGTGAGTAAGATTTCAATTTtgtaaaattatgttatatattagatataatgccaaatttatacTAACTAAACGTTAAAGTTTTAAACATAGTAGCTCAAATGACAATTCACTTGCacttcatgtttttttttaatttttatgaactttttatgttttattgaattttaaatatttttattttttatattttttgaaattatttgttGACATCGTATAAGATAAAAAGTGTCATGTCAGTATGAAAATACACTTATATTGCCAAAGCTGATTGCCACACCAACatcgttaaaatttttaatgttttagtctgttttttctgttaaaacaagagatttgacttttttttttaaaggttgaGAGCGATTTAGCTTAAGAAAAGAGagctaaattgacaaaaaaatgtaaatattgagtcttaaatttgatattatgcctatatgttatttaatttttttactaattccTGGACACATGTTATAATAAGTAATAATTGCtagaagaataaataaaagaattgaaacaaaaaaataacGTTAGTCTCGTAATCCGTGTGACCTTAAACAATTTCTTTGCTCCAAATCTCTTTAAGTCAACTTAACTCTTAAAGGTGAGAATTATCGAtggaaattctctaaggcaccaaAAGTAAAACAGAAGCAACGGAATGAGAAATAAGCAAAGAGAAAACAgaaaccataaaaaaaataatattacttaAGAATGAATGATTACAAATGAGAGCAAGagttctatttatagttgagttccCCATATCCaacaatataatttaatctaCAATGAGATTCTTAAAGGATTTACACGATCTAATATTACAAATATTCTAAAATTACTTTCCATATTTACCAAGGTCACTCTAATTTTCCTTTAAGTAGATGGATCTCCCAGTTCAAGTGGATTAAATAAATCCCATCTAATAAATTGATGTCTATAAAACGTTCTATGTATATTCGTCATAAATTTTGATGCGTAACCTGTGACAATTGTACTAACATTTTCAacctaatttattaaaaaaaaagttgtcaataaaaataagacatgggaaatatttttattaaatttaagtaatttttggataaaataaaatgaaaacaaatgtaagataaaaaaagttaaataaatgaaagattATATTATGATTTAAGCTTTCATATTATTATCTAGTCACCAATAAAATGGATTAATGGTGTGAGGAATTTGACCGCCAATCTTATCCCAACAACATTGGTTTCTTTGTATGACTGTTCCTTACGGAATGAAAATGAAAGTTtattatctaaaaataaaaatacacaaaggaataattaattaagtaaataagatTAGTTAACCCAAGTATCGGGGTCGACTGAAAACAAAACCTAATatataaaaccctaaaccctacctTTCTTCTTTCGCTATTCCTCTcttcaaaagtggcctttttgtAGGTATTTCGATCTTCCTCTTcctcctttcttcttttttttttccaaagaaAAGTTTTAGATTATATTTGTCGCGTTTGTTTGTTTAGAAAATTTGGGCGTAAGTGATCAGCCTTTTGGGTGCTAAATTGAGCGGTCTCGTTtccctctttatttttcttgttgttGATTCGTTTCTCTTGGTCAAGGCAGTGCTACCCGCCATTGTCAAAAGCGGCAGCCTCTTGTTTTGAGAGCTAGATTGTTTTGCGGTTTGATGAAATGACTGGCTTTTGTTGAACTTCGTACGCTGCTGAGGGAAACCCATTTGCTTAGCAACATTTTGAATGAATTTATATTGGCTGTGTTATGTTCTTTGTGGAGgcaataaattttatttcatgaCAAGGAAATAGTTTGGGTGCTTACACTTCTTTCTGGAAGATATGACTTATAAATCCTAATTAGATTGGGGGGGGGGTTGATTTTGGAGCTTCTTCTCCAATAGAGAGTGTAAACACGGATGTGTTTGCATAGTTGCTTTTTCCTAAGTTAGAGTTGCTTAAACCATTTCTCTGACATCTCATATTGGGGTTTATGTTGATATAGGCATGCTCTCTTTGTTTATCATTTAGATCTTTGTTTCTTAGCAGTTGTTAATTGGTTGATCTTTATCTCATCTTCTGTATATAATGTTCCAAAATTGTTTGATGCTTGGTGGATTTTTTTAACACCTTTGGAATCTTCTGCAATTTGACATCGAATGTTTAACTTGTCAGCATTGAGTAAAATGAATCTCAACAACCTCAAAGTTCCTAAGATGCCTGGAGGCGGAGCACTTCCTGCTTTGCTTAAGATTGGAGTCATTGGTGGGCTTGGCCTCTATGGAGTTGCCAATAGTCTCTACAACGTTGATGGAGGGCACCGAGCAATTGTTTTCAATCGGATTTTGGGCATCAAAGATAAGGTAATCATTCTACCAGTTTGCATGTTTATTTAAAATGCATCTCCTTCCCTTTATCTGTTGTTTGCGGATATTATAGTGCTTTGTGGAACTTGCTTATTAAGAATGGCTATGGCTTCTATATTGAATTGATTAACTAGCAGCCTTGTGCTATCCTTTCTTGAATGACCAAATTTTTTTCTGCTGTCCCATTGACAttctaatttaccttttttttttgacTTAGCCTCTGTCTAGCAGTATGT from Gossypium hirsutum isolate 1008001.06 chromosome D04, Gossypium_hirsutum_v2.1, whole genome shotgun sequence encodes:
- the LOC107926077 gene encoding ankyrin repeat-containing protein ITN1, which gives rise to MASSSIQQGGEMDLEEGLGTPQPSWNPVIEASKMPSPSLTSTAPTLILPSSAKCIDRMASSLSCSSINSATPSPSSTVKAPALVLSNSSKRIDRMSSSLSSSSSGTAEPSVTPSPSSTATAPALVLSNSGKRIDQAGKKKYVKQVTGRHNDTELHLAAQRGDLASVKQILADIDLQMMRTASGEDLDMEVSEIQASVVNEINELGETALFTAADKGYLDVVKELLKYSNKETVTKKNKTGFDPLHIAASQGHHAIVQVLLDHDPSLCQTFGPSNANPLVSAATKGHTAVVNELLLRDGGLLESTRSNGKNALHLAARQGHVDVVKTLLCKYPQLARRTDKKGQTALHMAVKGQSCEVVKLLLEAEAAIVMLPDKFGNTALHVATRKKRAEIVSELLRLPDTNVNAPNRDHKTALDIAEGLPLSAESSDIKSCLCRCGALRANELNQPRDELRLTVTQIKKDVHTQLEQTRKTNKNVHNISKELRKLHREGINNATNSVTVVAVLFATVAFAAIFTVPGGDQDSGVAVVASSCSFKIFFIFNAIALFTSLAVVVVQITLVRGETKAEKQVVEVINKLMWLASVCTSVAFMASSYIVVGRKHEWAAILVSVVGGMVMGGVIGTMTYYVVKSKRSRRKRVKNSRRSGSNSWHRSDASNSEVEVDRIYAL